AGCAGAGCCAGGTGGgccctggaaatattttttttaatataacaagAGATATTTATAAGTGGGTATTAGGGTTGTGACTTTTTCTCAGCTGGGCAAGCAGTGGGGTGAGTCTTTTCATCTCATCCTCTCTTCTAAATGAGACGTGGGCTATGCTGTGTTGCCTCCCCTCACCCGCAAAGTGTGTTGGTTCGTGTTTTGACAGAGGATAAAACTATTTTACCAAAACGCAGGGGATTTATTTGGGGTTTGGGCGAAAAATAATCCTGTGGGAGGTGCGGTAGGCCAACACATGAGGCAAGGAAATGAGGTATCTTTGGGGGCAGGAAGCTGGTGACCAGAAGCCTCAGGTCCCGCGGGAGAGGTGACAGCAGATGGGCAGGCAGACATCTGGGTCCCCGGGGAAATGAGGAGGTTGAGGACTCAATGGCTGGGGCGAAAGGggttgaacaaatatttacacaCCACAGGGAAGCCTCTGGGGCACTTGAAGGGGTCAGGGCGGGGCTTTGGGAAGGGCGGGGCCTAAAGGTACCGAGCAAGCCGGTCGTAGACTTGGTCCAGGTTTCTGCACAGGAATATGGAGAGCGTCATGAAGCTGAGCTATAGAGAAAGGAGACCTGGTCAGAGAGGTCCAGGGGATGTTGGCGAGGGTGATGGGGGTAGGGAGGATGGGGGTCCCGAGGGAGAAaaaggggtggggccaggggataaaaataaagccaggagATTTGGGTTGGGGGCGCAGTCATGGGGGGCGGAGAAGGGAGTAGAAGGTGGGTGGGGCTAGAGGGAGAGCTGGGCCAGGTTGTGAAAGATGGGATCAGGGATGGGAATTTGGAGGCTTGGGGTTAGTTACTAAAGAtgcgagggagagagggaggatgggaaGAAGAATAGGGTGGGGTAGAGGTGCCCAGCTGCGTCTAGCTCAGGTTTGGAGTCTGGGAAGGAGTGCGATCCGGAGATAGCCCAGGGTACTTTATTCCGGAGGCtcatctgtctccccctctccctcggCCTCTAGTTCCACCTCGACCTCCACCTCCACGCTCCCGTTCTCAGGTTGTTCCTCGTCTTGATCCCAAAGCGGCCAGGGCCCCAGGGCCATGGGCAGCTTGAACTGTGGGGACTTGTCCCCCCAGTTGGGACAGGCGTCCGCCATGCCCCAGCCACCCCAGAGACCGCCGCTACGCCGGCTGCTGCTCAGCACACCACAGCGCCCGCCGCCTCCGCCATCAGCCCTGGGACCAAGCCCGGGGCTCGAACCATAGGCGTCCGGCACCTGCAGCTGGCGCTCCCGGCAGAGCACCGTACGCAGTAGTAGCAGGCTCAGCCCCGCCACACTCACCTGCAGGGAAAAGGGAGGAATACTGCAGCCAAGAGCAGAGCGCTAGAACGCCAAGGGAGGCGGGAACGCCTACTCCCTGCGTACAACCAATCAGGGCTCACAGAAGATAGGTCTTGTGCGGAGAGGCAGAAGAGCTTGGATTGGCTGAAGCTCTATCACGCCTGCACCTTTCCCGGAGAATGGGAAGGCGCGCAATTTGGGGGCGGAGCCATCTAGGGATTGTAGGGCTAATCGCAAATAGGGGCGGGACCAAATTACCTCAAGTAGACCGACGCCCAGACAAATGCCTACTATGGAGATGAGGTTGTTGTGCAACCACTTCTGGATGCTCCGCGCGCAGCCCTAGGGATATAGGGAAAGGTTAAAGGTAGGGTCCTCTCTGGGATTCTCCCTCAACCCCGTGCACACTGTTTTCCTTAGCCCAGCCCTCACCCCTCTTTCAGGCACCACCCCGCGTCCCTAGTTACTAGGGTTCTCTAGTCTCCACCTCGTCCGGTCCAACCCTCCTTTCagccttgctttttcttttaggcCCCGCCCCCGCAAACCACGCCCCTTCTGGGGAGCTCCACCCCTCCTGTTGTGCCGCTTTCTCGTAGCCCCACCCTACTTGCAGACTCCTCCCAGGTCCTGCGGCCCCGCCTCCTGGGGAGCAAACCCCTACCACAGCTCTACCCGCTCACCGGCCCCTCCCCTTCCTAGCGGGCTCCAAACCCTGCCCACCTCGCTGTAGATAGCGCTGTTTGCAGGGACCAGGCAAAGGTCTGTACTGTGGCGGGGCCGCGCCAGTGGTCCCAGCCGGCTGAACTGGGGGAAGGAGAGTTTCTCGAAGATGGCGGAGTCGTTGCTCGCCGATGAATTATAGCAGGAGCAGGGCACGCGGTGCATCTCTGACTCGTTGCTGCTGAGGCTGGGGATACTGAGCCAGTCCTGAGGAGAGTTCCAGCCGCAGCATCGCAGCTAGAAGAGGGACAAGAGTCAGAGAGACGTGGACTGGAGGGATTCAAAATGATTTGGGCGTTCGGGGGACTGGGTGGTGTGCATGAGGTCACGTTGGGGAGCAGAGGGCCAAGTAATGGGTGTAGGTGATGGACCACACGCGGGCTAGGCTTGGGGACGTTAGAAGAACTTGGGGTTGGTGGAGACCAATCACGGGTGACATGGGGCTGTGGGAGGAGCTGCAGAATCACGCTGTGGATGGAAGATTGGGTGGGCGGTGCAATTCAACCTCAGGTGGGGAACAGGTGGATGAGAGGTCAGGGCCACGAGAGTGGCCAGAGTGGAGTCTCACGTGGGCCGGGTCCTGTGAGGGCCAGAGTCACCCAGGGTTAGGGAGTGGGGTCACGCTAGGGCCTCGGGGCTGAGGGCGAATTCTTATCAGGGCAGAAACCAGAGCCTCTCCAGGGTCTGGGAGCTGGGGGAAACGACCACACAGGAGTCAGTCGAGTTGCCATCTGGGGACGGGGCCACGCAGGAGGTCGGGTGGATGGATAGGGTTACCCTTAGGGTCCTGGAGCTGGGCGCCCCGGCTTGGTCGGGGCGGAGTCTCCCTGGGACAGGGGACAGGGCTGTCAGAGTGCCAGACCTACAGGGAGGGATGCACGTCCGGGTAGGCGGGGGCTCACCCACCTGGAACTGCACGTAGTCCCAGCTctcctccgccgccgactcctcCGGGTGCGCGTGGTAGCGTTGGATGGTCTCCATCACGATATCCTTCACCCTCCGCTCCAGCTAAGAGGCTAACAGTGAGGCCGgatccccacccacttccccacccccaatttgCCCCGACCCACTCCAGCCTCTTCTGGGCTTTCTCAGTCCCATGAGGTCCCTGAGCGTCTTAAGTTGGTCTCGATTTCTCACCCAATGGCTAGCTATGTATTTGTTCCTTAAAATCTCTGCCTATCGTGTCTTTGTTTCTCCCACTGTCTCCCACGATCTCTCATTaggtctctgcctctttcttggaGCCTCTTCTTTCTCcgcctgtttttctcttttttttctatttccctttggatctctctctctctcttgctgtgtcTTTCTTCCTCCGTGCCTGTCATCCTCGTCGTTGAGTCTCTTCCTTCGACTCACCTCATCTCTATcttctttgtgtctgtctctgtgtccctatGTTTTTCCGTCTGCCTCTGCCCGTCACTATTATTTCTTTGTCCATGTCAGCTCTTGTCTACCTTTGTTTCCGTCTTTTTCAgccccctccctacccccctgccccccccccccccgtcccccacaGGAGCttgggaggagtggggggaggggaagccaaCCTCACCCGGGTCCGCTGAGTGGAGATGAGGATTCCTAGCGTGATCTGCATGGCAAACAGGAGCAGCAGTATCCCAAAATACTGGGGAGAGGGGGGGCAGCAGAGTGGGGGAGATCAGGCTGAGCCCCTTCCTTGGATGTGGGGCTCTATtggaggggggtgtggggagggcacTCACCAGGCCCAGCAGGCAGCGGAGCTCCTTCAGGGCCCCCACACAGCCCAGGAGAGCAAGACCCATGGTGAGAATTCCTGAGATGGCCAGGGCCTTGGACCAGATCTGCAGGGGCATGAAGGACAGGCCTGGGGGAGGTGAGAGGCAGTGACATTGGGCACGGTGCTCACAGCCCCAGGTAGCCCCATTCCCCACCCATGCAGCCACTCAACTCGGGAGcagtattgggggggggggggctctttcTCTGCGTGTCTGTCCCTGCCACATGTTgagtctctgttcctctccttctgggatgcTATCTACCCCTCTCTCTGGCACTCTGTTCCTCCTGAGTCACCGTCCCCTCAACACCCTCTCTAggtctctgttcccttctctctggatctctgttcctttctctctggtcatagtctctccctcttgctctcagtctctctttcctccttcagcccctcctcacccccaaaagTTTCAGTCCCATCACTTGGCAGTACATCTGTCACTTAGACCTCCCAAGGGGTAGGGGTGCATGATATCTATTTCTGAGTGCTATTTTCAGGGACACATGGGAGGCATGCGTTCAACGCAGTCCTCAGTACAGGGCACACACTTATTAAACATGAGCTATCAGTATTTCGACTATTACTCCATTATTactttcctattattattattattattattattattattattaatgttatatCTGCTCTTCCATTTCCTTGCTGTGTGACAGCCAGTAAGTGACGTCCCCTCCCTGAACCTCAAGAGAGGGGAAGGTTTGTGGGAGGATCTGATAAGGATCTGCACTACATCTAACATGTAGGAAGTGCCTGAGAAATggctattatcatttttattagtattCATATGCACAACTCATTTGCCAGAGGAAGGCACTGAGACTAAGAGCAGTGGGCAGGCTGTGAAGCAGAGTCTGGGACAAGGGAGACCCCGGGATGTCACTTAGGGGCAGACCGGGTCACACTTGCTCCAGGAGGCCCCTCCCAGGAGCCCTGGCCCCCTCACCTACAAAGGACACGAAGCTGGTCTTGTCAATGAGTATCCAGATGCCAAAGCAGAAAATAAGGCTGCCTAGGACCTGGAGGGAGGAGATGAGAATATGGCGGTGGGCAAAGGAGGGGGGGATATCAGGTCAGGTGGctgtggcaggggctggggcctgggctgggTAGCCATGTGGCAACTCACGAAGAAGAAGAGGTTGAAAACGAAGAGGAGGTACTTGATGAGGCTGAGGCAGCTGTCCTGGGCCGACATCTTCGCCTAGAGGGGTGGGCAGCCAGAGGGGAGGGACCGAACAGAAGAGGTGTTAGcagtggaggagaagggcagaaagaggctgtgagagagggggagggagaaaggaagaacacCGAGAAAGAGGAAGTTCCAGAGGTGGAGCTCCGCCCCCTCCCTCTACACCCTAGAGGTGGCTTTTTTGTCTATCTGGGCCCCTGTCGCCCTCATCTGCCCCACTCAGACACACACCAGTACCTGAGGGGCCTTGGGATTTGTGGGCACCAAGGACACGTTGGGTAGTTCCTCCCAGGTCTCCATGGCTCAGGCTGGGGGACCCGCAGGGACTCCTGATCTACTTGCACCCACCTACTCTGGGCCCCGGGGCCCCAGGCCAGCCCTGGACAACAGCCGACCTCACAGACACTCTGACCTCACTGCCTGCTAAGCTTTGCCATCTCTGCATccatctctgtcccctcttcctgGCCCTCTGTCTCTGGTCCTCCCTTCTCCgggtctctgtcctctctctgggtctctggtgTCCCTCCCCCAACACCTCCCACCTCACCTTCCCGGCAtctaccctctccctctctgggtttCTGGCCCCTTCTCTCAGCACGCCTGTCTTTTCTCTGCTTATGCCCCATCCCCGCACCTTGTCATGGCCTCTCTCTCAGAGTCTGCATCCGGTTCTTGACAACAAATGTACACCACGCTGTTCCCATatgctggggaaggggctgggcacCTGGGGGAAGTGAAAGTGCTTCAGTGCCCCACGTGGGAAGGTCCCTGCGAGTGAGGGGGTGGCCTGGCTGTGCCAAAACACCCAGAGGGGAAGCTGGGTCTCTGCAGTACTTCCTGCTTCTGCAGTGGGGCCCCAGCAgggtgaggctggggaggagTCCGGATTGAATCTGTGACCTTGGCAGTTAGATCGAGGTCTGCTGTACTTGATGGTCTCCAGCCTCCGTAGTCTCTCCTGTTGGCCCCCACTCTTGTCAAATTGGATTTCCACCGTTGGGGATGTTCCTACCTCTTGAAGTCCATCCAGGCCCTGGGAAACCCGCCCCTCTTAGGGACATAACACCCTCTCTTTCTGAGAGATctcatctaccttttttttttttaaggctccaaatgcaatttattttcttattaatgttaTCAAAAATCAATTCATGTTAATAGTATTCTGATTTTTGTCTCTggacttcctttctctctttccggTGTTATTGAGGGATAATTGACAATTGCAATTGTATGTTATTTCAAGTGtccaacatgatgatttgatctACATATGCATTGTGGAATGATTGCCAAGATCAGGATAACATTTTGATCATCTCACAtagttaactatttttatttttttggtggtggtgagaacacttaataGGTATTCTCAGCAACTTTCCAGTTTACAATACTGGATAATTATCTATAATCGCCATCCTgtatattagatcctcagaatgtatttttttttttaatgtttatttacttgagagagagtgagagtgagagagagagagagagagagagcaggggaggggcagagggagagggagagagaatcctaaacaggctccatgttgccagcGCAGAACCCTATGTGgagctcgacctcatgaaccttgagatcatgacccgagtgaaatcaagagtcagatgcttaaccaactgagctcccaaggcacccctgaatgtattcttttaactgaaagtctgtacccTTTGATCCACATCCCCCCATTTCCCCTATTCCCCAGAGCATGATGGTCAGGactctattctctgtttctatgaaattctccccctgccctgttttttaattttttaaattatgtttctttatttttgagaggcagagagagacagagtgtgagcggggaaagggcgggggggggggggggacacagaatcagaagcaggctccaggctctgagctgtcagcagagagcccgatgcggggctcgaactcacaaaccaggagatcatgacctgagccgaagtcggatgctcaaccgacagagccacccaggcgcccctccccctgccccgtttttaaaataagattccaCATTTCAATGATACCATgaagtctttctctgtctggctaatttcacttagcataatgccctccaggttcatccatgttgtaaagggcaggagatatatatatatatatatatatatatatatatatatagttgaccTTATATGTGTGGGTATACTTCCTTATtacattggtttatgtgtctgtttgtataccacttttttaagtttatttatttattttgagagacagagaatgtgcaccagtgggggagggccagggagagagagagagagagagagagagagagagagagagaggagcctaagcaggctccatgcccagtgtggagccctacatggggctccatcccacaaaccgtgagatcatgactgagctgaaatcaagagtcagcacttaaccgactgagccatccaggcttccTATACcatttgttttgattactataattttGTCATATAGTTTGAAAccaagaagtgtgatgcctccaactttgttcttctttctcaatattcttttggctatttctttttcctttttactgttgttatttaccttttctaaattaattaattaatttattgtttaatttatatccaagttagttagaatatagtgcaaaaatgatttcaggagtagattccttaatgccccttccccatttagcccatcccccctcccacaacccctccagtaaccctctgtttgttctccatatttaagagtctcttatgttttgtccccctccctgtttttatattatttttgcttcccttcccttatgttcatctgtttagtatcttaaattcctcatatcagtggagtcatgtgatatttgtctttctctgactgactaatttcgcttagcataatactctccagttccatccgtgtagttgtaaatggcaagatttcattctttttgattgctgagtaatactccattgtgtgtgtgtgtgtgtgtgtgtgtgtgtgtgtgtgtatatatatatatatatatatatatatatatatatatatatatatatataccacatcttctttatccattcatccatcgatggacatttgggctcttaccatattttggctattgttgatagtgctgctgtaaacatgggggtgcatgtgtcccttcgaaacagcacacctatatgtatcccttggataaatgcctagtagtgcaattgctgggtcatagggtagttctatttttagttttttgaggaacttccatactgttttccagagtggctgcaccagtttgcattcccatcaacaacgcaaaagagatcctctttctctgcatctttgccaacatctgttgttgcctgagttgttaatgttagccattctgacaggtgtgaggtggtatctcattgtggttttgatctgtatttccctaatgatgagtgatgttgagcattttttcatgtgttggttggccatctggatgtcttttttggagaagtatctattcatgtcttttgcccatttcttcactggattctttgtttttgggtgttgagtttgataagttctttatagattttggatactaaccctttatctgtcatgtcatttgcaagtatcttctcccattctgtcggttgccttttagttttgctgattgtttccttcactgtgcagaagctttttattttgatgaggtcccaatagttcatttttgcttttttttccccttgcctctgaagacatgttgagtaagaagttgctgcggctgaggtcaaagaggtttttgtctgttttctcctctcctctaggattttgatggcttcctgtcttacatttaggtctttcatccattttggtttatttttggtgtatggtgtaagaaagtggtccaggttcatttttctgcatgttgctgtccagttttcccagcaccatttgctaaagagactgtctttattccattggatattctttcctgttttgtcaaagattagttggccatacatttgtgggtccatttctgggttctctattctgttccattgatctgagtgtctgttttttgtgccagtaccatactcgtaatgattacagctttgtaatacatcttgaaacccgggatcgtgatgcctccagctttggttttccttttcaaggttgctttggctatccagggtctttttgcttccatacaaatttaagattgtttgttctagcggtgtgaagaatgctggtgttattttgatagggattgcattgaatatgtagattgctttgggtagtatcgacattttaacaatgtttgttcttccaatccaggagcatggaatatttttccattttttggtatCTTCTTgaacttctttcataagctttctctagttttcagtgtatagatttttcacctctttggttatgtttattcctagatattaaaacatttttttttatgtttatttatttttgagagagagggagaaacagagtgtgagtagggcaggggcagagagagagggagccacggactccgaggcaggctccaggccctgagccgtcagcacagagcctgatgtgggcctcgaacccacaaaccgtgagatcatgacctgagccgaagttggacgcccaaccgactgagccacccaggcgcccctattcctaggtattttatggtttttggttatttacttttgagagagcaagagtgcgagtgagggaggggcagagagagagggggacataggatccaaagtaggctctgtgctgaccacagagagcctgatgtgggacttgaacctatgaaccataagatcatgccACGGGCTGAAgctggactctcaactgactgagacacccaggcacccctctttttggCTATTTCGAGGTCTTTTGTAGTTATGTACAAATTTTGGGACAGTTTTTCCTACTTCCATGAAAAATGccaatagaattaaaaaaacatttttttaaaacatttatttattatt
This genomic interval from Panthera leo isolate Ple1 chromosome E2, P.leo_Ple1_pat1.1, whole genome shotgun sequence contains the following:
- the CD37 gene encoding leukocyte antigen CD37 isoform X5 translates to METWEELPNVSLVPTNPKAPQAKMSAQDSCLSLIKYLLFVFNLFFFVLGSLIFCFGIWILIDKTSFVSFVGLSFMPLQIWSKALAISGILTMGLALLGCVGALKELRCLLGLYFGILLLLFAMQITLGILISTQRTRLERRVKDIVMETIQRYHAHPEESAAEESWDYVQFQLRCCGWNSPQDWLSIPSLSSNESEMHRVPCSCYNSSASNDSAIFEKLSFPQFSRLGPLARPRHSTDLCLVPANSAIYSEGCARSIQKWLHNNLISIVGICLGVGLLELSFMTLSIFLCRNLDQVYDRLARYL
- the CD37 gene encoding leukocyte antigen CD37 isoform X3, whose product is MSAQDSCLSLIKYLLFVFNLFFFVLGSLIFCFGIWILIDKTSFVSFVGLSFMPLQIWSKALAISGILTMGLALLGCVGALKELRCLLGLYFGILLLLFAMQITLGILISTQRTRLERRVKDIVMETIQRYHAHPEESAAEESWDYVQFQLRCCGWNSPQDWLSIPSLSSNESEMHRVPCSCYNSSASNDSAIFEKLSFPQFSRLGPLARPRHSTDLCLVPANSAIYSEGCARSIQKWLHNNLISIVGICLGVGLLEVSVAGLSLLLLRTVLCRERQLQVPDAYGSSPGLGPRADGGGGGRCGVLSSSRRSGGLWGGWGMADACPNWGDKSPQFKLPMALGPWPLWDQDEEQPENGSVEVEVEVELEAEGEGETDEPPE
- the CD37 gene encoding leukocyte antigen CD37 isoform X6, giving the protein METWEELPNVSLVPTNPKAPQAKMSAQDSCLSLIKYLLFVFNLFFFVLGSLIFCFGIWILIDKTSFVSFVGLSFMPLQIWSKALAISGILTMGLALLGCVGALKELRCLLGLYFGILLLLFAMQITLGILISTQRTRLERRVKDIVMETIQRYHAHPEESAAEESWDYVQFQLRCCGWNSPQDWLSIPSLSSNESEMHRVPCSCYNSSASNDSAIFEKLSFPQFSRLGPLARPRHSTDLCLVPANSAIYSEGCARSIQKWLHNNLISIVGICLGVGLLELSFMTLSIFLCRNLDQVYDRLARH
- the CD37 gene encoding leukocyte antigen CD37 isoform X2, coding for METWEELPNVSLVPTNPKAPQAKMSAQDSCLSLIKYLLFVFNLFFFVLGSLIFCFGIWILIDKTSFVSFIWSKALAISGILTMGLALLGCVGALKELRCLLGLYFGILLLLFAMQITLGILISTQRTRLERRVKDIVMETIQRYHAHPEESAAEESWDYVQFQLRCCGWNSPQDWLSIPSLSSNESEMHRVPCSCYNSSASNDSAIFEKLSFPQFSRLGPLARPRHSTDLCLVPANSAIYSEGCARSIQKWLHNNLISIVGICLGVGLLEVSVAGLSLLLLRTVLCRERQLQVPDAYGSSPGLGPRADGGGGGRCGVLSSSRRSGGLWGGWGMADACPNWGDKSPQFKLPMALGPWPLWDQDEEQPENGSVEVEVEVELEAEGEGETDEPPE
- the CD37 gene encoding leukocyte antigen CD37 isoform X4 — its product is MPLQIWSKALAISGILTMGLALLGCVGALKELRCLLGLYFGILLLLFAMQITLGILISTQRTRLERRVKDIVMETIQRYHAHPEESAAEESWDYVQFQLRCCGWNSPQDWLSIPSLSSNESEMHRVPCSCYNSSASNDSAIFEKLSFPQFSRLGPLARPRHSTDLCLVPANSAIYSEGCARSIQKWLHNNLISIVGICLGVGLLEVSVAGLSLLLLRTVLCRERQLQVPDAYGSSPGLGPRADGGGGGRCGVLSSSRRSGGLWGGWGMADACPNWGDKSPQFKLPMALGPWPLWDQDEEQPENGSVEVEVEVELEAEGEGETDEPPE
- the CD37 gene encoding leukocyte antigen CD37 isoform X1: METWEELPNVSLVPTNPKAPQAKMSAQDSCLSLIKYLLFVFNLFFFVLGSLIFCFGIWILIDKTSFVSFVGLSFMPLQIWSKALAISGILTMGLALLGCVGALKELRCLLGLYFGILLLLFAMQITLGILISTQRTRLERRVKDIVMETIQRYHAHPEESAAEESWDYVQFQLRCCGWNSPQDWLSIPSLSSNESEMHRVPCSCYNSSASNDSAIFEKLSFPQFSRLGPLARPRHSTDLCLVPANSAIYSEGCARSIQKWLHNNLISIVGICLGVGLLEVSVAGLSLLLLRTVLCRERQLQVPDAYGSSPGLGPRADGGGGGRCGVLSSSRRSGGLWGGWGMADACPNWGDKSPQFKLPMALGPWPLWDQDEEQPENGSVEVEVEVELEAEGEGETDEPPE